The sequence below is a genomic window from Acropora palmata chromosome 5, jaAcrPala1.3, whole genome shotgun sequence.
ATTTGCTCAGTTACCAACTGGATTCGGCAAGAGCTTAACTTACCAGATGCTGCCAgccgtttgcaaatatctcCATGCTTTGGGACACAAATTTCCTGAGAATGCTGATGTAGTAGTTGTCTGTCCACTTTTGGCAATTATGGAGGACCAGGTGAACTGGCTTAGATCCCTTGGTTTCAAGGCTGGTTTTGTTGCAGAATCGAACGAGAGAGATCAGGAGATTTTAGAAGGCAGCATTGATTTAAACTTCCTTTATGGTAGCCCCGGATCATTGGTTGGTGATGAACGGTTCAGAGCCATGTTATCTAAAGAGTTTTACCAGTCCAATACCGTTGCTATTGCCTGAGATGAAGTGCACACTGTTGTTCATTGGTAAGTGAGGATATTTTGAGCAACAAACACATTAATTTATGAAGTGCACTAATTGTTGGTCATTGTTTATAGTTATTTATAGATATTACTTCTTTACTTTTCATTGTTATATCAACACAAATTTCGAGAGTTTCCAATAAAAATGATCAGAATAAAGTATTAGAGATGGGAACTGAAAGTTTGCGATATTGTTAATGTATGTACCATTGGTGGAGGTGgtctcattaattttatgatgtCCATCTATTTCCAGGCCTTGATTACAAAAAGTTGGTAAATGGTTGTTTTTTAACAGATAAGTGCAAGCGAGGAAACAATAACttgaaacaacaataattgaataaaataaaattaaaaaaaaaagattattgTACACTAATCAGACAATCAAGGCTTTCTGAAGAGCTAAGAAATACATGTGGCCACAGTCTCTTAAATGTTTTTAGGGGAGAGAGCAGTGGTAACAAGAAACCCTTCAGAAAATGGTGTGGTCATCTGGGAGAAATCAGGTCCCTCCTTACAAGTGCCCCACTATTAGCACTTACAGCAACAACCACTACtgcaacaagaaagaaaattatgcaTCTTCTGGCCCTTAATTATGGAACTGAGCTTGTTATGAGCCCAAATAGGAAAAATGTGAAACTCAGTGTGGAAAAGGTAACCAATGACATTTCTAAAAGTTTTTCGTGGCTTTGTGAAGAGCTTCTTATGAAAAGAATGTCATGCTCAAGAACATTGGTTTATGTCAGGGATTATAACAGCTGTGGTCAAATTTATGGTTACTTTATGCGTGCTTTAGGAGATAAGGCTTATTGGCCTACTAATGCTAGTAAGATATCTTGCAACAGAATAATTGCAATGTATCACAGTGGGACTGTAGATAAGATAAAGCAAAAAGTGATATCTTCCCTGAAAGATCCTCAAGGCAAGGTTAGGCTTATAATAGCAACAAGTGCTCTAGGTATGGGTGTGGACATCAAAGGCTTATACAGAGTTATAAATTATGGGCCCCCACCGGATATAGAATCATATGTTCAGGCCTTTGGAAGAGCAGGAAGGGATGGGGAACAGTCTGAAGCTCTCTTGATGTACCATGGTCATCAGCTTCGCCTTTGTACACCAGTGATGCTTGACTATCTTAAAGCTGAAACTTGTCGTAGATTGAAGATTCTTGCTTTGTTTGATGACATGAATATTGGCACTAATGGAGTTGTGCCAAAGCATCTCTGTTGTGATATTTGTGCTAAGGACTGTGGGTGTGATGACAAAGTCTGTCACAACAACAATGGATGTATGGTGTCCCTAATGTCTAAGGCAACTACATCTGACCCGAAACCTAATGGTCCTAAACGAGATGTGTCAGaaagtcaaagaaaacaacttgaaGCTCTGCTAAGGGATTGCCAGGATAAAATAAGAGAGGAAATTGAACAGTCCAATCTTCACTGTCTTTTTACTAGCATTGACCATCTGACTTGTTTTTCTAACAGTCTTATACAAGATGTCATTACTAAATGCGAACAATTATATTCACTAGACAATATTCTGGAAAGTATTTGTGTATGGAATGTTGACCATGCCTCACAGATATTTGAATGCCTCAAAATAGTTTTTGAGGACCtccaagaagaagaagaagaagggtAACTCTCACAACAATAATATGTTTTCAATGTTTGATTCCTGACGTTTTGCattacataattttattgttattgtagaAGTACCCagtttttcttatgttttgtCAGCCAAACATTAAGGTCATTGAAATCAAGTGCAGATATGGGATCTTTTGGAATGCTTCCAATGCCTTTGTGTGTCCGACCAGAAATTTCCTTGAgagcttcaatttttttcaaagtgtcAACTACAATAAAGACATCTTcatctgtttttctcttgtgcTTTGATGATTCCTTGCAAACCTTATTTTCACAATCAAAATGTGCTGCAATGTCCTTAATCACACTTGCTGCTCGACTGTATTCTTGGGCAGAATGAAAAGTAAGGTTAGCACCATGAGCAAACATCAAGTCTTTGGTTTCTCTGATGTTGTGCTCCATTACTTGGTCGATGGCAACATTCTGCCCCACTCCACCCTTTACATTTATTGTCCGATTCCACCGAAGTGAATGGGCTTCTCTAGGTGTAAGCAGAGAGTGTAGCTGGGCATGTAAACGTATGGCTGCCAGGGCATATTTTGTCTTGCCACAAACCTTGAATAACAATGTCAGAAACTTCCAAATGTATTTTATCCTTGCACCATCACCTTCCTTGATGGCATCTTGGAAATCCCTCAATAGCAGACCAGATTTAAGAATGTTGTGTACATAATTAAAGATGCCATCCTCATTTTGTGGATTTGGAGGACTTCTCACTGGGATATGCTCTTGAATCATCATTCCATGTGAGCTTAACTCATGGTTGTCACGCCTTTTTTCATGAATGTATGTCCGGTCACATCCAGGGTACCTACATCTGTAACGTGGCTGTTGTTCAGTGGTTTCTTTCCTGGAAGCATCTTCCAGCAGCAGTGTTTCTGGCTGAACTTTCTGGAGAATAAATGTATCCACCATTTTTCCAACTTCTTCAAAGAAATGTGCATCACTGCTGGTGTGTCAGGATGGAGTGCTTTTGGAAGGATTCTCATGTGGAGAGGGCATGCCAAAATATTCCATGGCAGCATAAGTAATATACCCGTCGAGCACGGTACTAAAGAATGCCTCACACCCATGGTAAGACTTTGTCACCTTATCAGTCACAtcctttttgttcagtttaCACTTTAGTTGGTACAGAGTCCCGAGGTCACCAGCACTACTTGACTTAAACATATAATCAAAAATCATCGGAAAAAGCAAAATCTTACATTAGTTAGGGTGATTTTTATGACTGCTTCcagtaattttgattttgcatatTGGAAAAGAGCTCACCTGAAGAACATTCATTTCACAATGAAAATCttcatgtttcaaaattaGTCCTTCCAGCCTCTCAAATGGACAATCTGAATCAGCAACTGAGGCAACAGCACTAACACCACGTTCAACTGTCAAATGATCACCACCAAAAGCAACCTTTTGTAGTATCTTCTTTTCAACTTCTCCATCTTCGGCAGTTCTTCTACATTGGGGCACATATTCGTTACAGTATTGGAGGATTTCCAGCATCTCATGGCTTTGGTTCTCATTTTTGTCAAGAAGACCAAGAGGTGTCTGAGTGagtaaaatataattatgaCAGTTACTCTATTAACAAGGAAATTGAATTCCCTAAGTACATGTAATTCTTCGTGCGGATCGAGTCACTCTGCTTATTTAGTTTAGGTTTGAGTTTGcgaataaaaagcatttcaaaaatcAAGCAGTCAAGTTTATTCTGACACTTCTTTAAAATCTCGAAGTTGCTTCCAATGGAATCCGGATCCCCTCCGTGCTCGTCCTTTACGTGGTAGCCGATTGTTGATCGCTTATGCTCCTCAACACGTTGATGTAGGTGTCGACACGTGAAGCCGACATAGTCTGTATCACACAGACCACACTTGTAATGATAAACAACGTTTTGTTGATTTACAATGGGAGGTTTATGCTCCTTTGGCTTGAAATGTCCTTTGATCTTTTTGCTTACATAAACAGGCTGGACGACGGCATCAATCTTTCGACTGAGATTGCTGAGTTGGTGTCTTACCGCATTTGCCGATTTCTGGTCTTTGAACGGTAACACAATTCTGGTAGGGGCATCTTGTTCGTCGGATACTTGCTGTTTGGAACACACATTCTCAGTAACTCTCATTTCGATAAAATGTCTGATAGTGTTATCTATGACGGTTTCAGGATAATGCAAGGGAGCAAAAACCAATTTAAGACGTTCGCATTCTTGATGGAAAAACTGCCAATTCGATGAGAGTTTGAACGCACGGTTTAACATTGTGTTCAATAGAGAATGCTTATACTTCACGTCAACATGACTTTGGTAATGCAATAAAAGCCCAGTATCGGTTGGTTTCACGTAGACCTTCGTATCTAGTCGAGGACCATTTCTGATGATCACCATACCGAGAAAGGGAAGCTTGCCGTTGTTTATCATTACAAGTGTGGTCTGTGTGATACAGACTATGTCGGCTTCACGTGTCGACACCTACATCAACGTGTTGGGGAGCATAAGCGATCAACAATCGGCTACCACGTAAAGGACGAGCACGGAGGGGATCCGGATTCCATTGGAAGCAACTTCGAGATTTTAAAGAAGTGT
It includes:
- the LOC141882339 gene encoding ATP-dependent DNA helicase Q1-like, with the translated sequence MEITNISQLNFEKDLEKALNESLSLFPSLKKLKAEQKLVIERVIQKKDVFAQLPTGFGKSLTYQMLPAVCKYLHALGHKFPENADVVVVCPLLAIMEDQVNWLRSLGFKAGFVAESNERDQEILEGSIDLNFLYGSPGSLVGDERFRAMLSKEFYQSNTVAIA
- the LOC141882340 gene encoding bifunctional 3'-5' exonuclease/ATP-dependent helicase WRN-like; this translates as MHLLALNYGTELVMSPNRKNVKLSVEKVTNDISKSFSWLCEELLMKRMSCSRTLVYVRDYNSCGQIYGYFMRALGDKAYWPTNASKISCNRIIAMYHSGTVDKIKQKVISSLKDPQGKVRLIIATSALGMGVDIKGLYRVINYGPPPDIESYVQAFGRAGRDGEQSEALLMYHGHQLRLCTPVMLDYLKAETCRRLKILALFDDMNIGTNGVVPKHLCCDICAKDCGCDDKVCHNNNGCMVSLMSKATTSDPKPNGPKRDVSESQRKQLEALLRDCQDKIREEIEQSNLHCLFTSIDHLTCFSNSLIQDVITKCEQLYSLDNILESICVWNVDHASQIFECLKIVFEDLQEEEEEG